A region of Nostoc sp. 'Peltigera membranacea cyanobiont' N6 DNA encodes the following proteins:
- a CDS encoding pyridoxal phosphate-dependent aminotransferase, with protein MEINGGIGLSKIGRKKISAKADQFTESVIREMTRVALQHGAVNLAQGFPDFPCPLELKQAANDAIEADVNQYAITWGDRPFRHAIANKVRWYLGLDIDPETQITVTCGSTEAMASVMLATVDPGDEVIVFEPYYENYGPDAILAGATPRYVTLHPPHWTFDEAQLRQAFNANTKAIIINTPHNPTGKVFTREELTLIAELCQKWDVLAFTDEIYEHILYDGTQHIALATLPGMEERTVTINGLSKTYSVTGWRVGYILANPKLTGAIRKVHDFLTVGAPAPLQRAGVAAMQLPPSYYEELAKLYHQKRDSILQILDRVGIPYFLPQGAYYVLADISKFGYKTDVEFTYHLIKNIGVAVVPGSSFFSQPEKGHSLIRFCFSKTPETLQTASDRLLKLQASLQPTT; from the coding sequence ATGGAAATCAACGGAGGTATCGGGTTGAGTAAGATTGGGCGTAAAAAAATATCAGCGAAGGCAGACCAATTTACAGAGTCGGTGATTCGGGAAATGACGCGGGTGGCATTGCAACATGGTGCAGTGAATTTGGCTCAGGGGTTCCCTGATTTTCCCTGTCCCTTGGAGTTAAAGCAGGCAGCAAATGATGCAATAGAGGCAGATGTCAACCAGTATGCCATTACCTGGGGCGATCGCCCATTTCGTCATGCGATCGCCAACAAAGTTCGTTGGTATCTCGGTTTAGATATCGACCCTGAAACCCAAATCACCGTCACTTGTGGTTCCACAGAAGCAATGGCATCCGTAATGCTGGCCACAGTCGATCCTGGGGATGAAGTAATTGTATTTGAGCCATATTACGAAAACTATGGCCCCGATGCGATTTTAGCTGGTGCTACACCCCGCTACGTGACACTGCATCCTCCCCATTGGACTTTTGATGAAGCACAGTTGCGTCAAGCTTTCAATGCCAATACCAAAGCCATTATTATCAACACACCCCACAACCCCACCGGCAAAGTCTTCACCCGTGAAGAACTCACCCTAATTGCCGAACTTTGTCAAAAGTGGGATGTCTTAGCCTTCACTGATGAAATTTACGAACATATTCTCTATGATGGCACTCAACATATTGCCTTAGCGACTCTTCCCGGTATGGAAGAACGTACCGTTACCATTAATGGTCTATCCAAAACTTACAGCGTCACTGGCTGGCGAGTCGGCTACATTTTGGCAAACCCCAAATTAACAGGAGCCATTCGCAAAGTCCATGATTTCCTCACCGTTGGCGCACCTGCACCATTACAACGAGCCGGAGTTGCTGCCATGCAACTACCACCATCCTATTATGAAGAACTAGCCAAACTTTATCACCAGAAGCGAGACAGCATCTTACAGATTCTCGATCGAGTTGGCATTCCCTACTTCCTTCCCCAAGGAGCGTATTATGTTCTGGCAGATATTTCCAAATTTGGCTACAAAACAGACGTTGAATTCACTTACCATCTAATCAAAAATATTGGTGTTGCTGTAGTTCCAGGTTCCAGCTTTTTTAGCCAACCAGAAAAAGGCCACTCATTAATCAGATTTTGCTTCAGCAAAACACCTGAGACATTACAAACAGCGAGCGATCGCTTACTCAAACTCCAAGCCAGCCTACAACCCACAACCTAA
- a CDS encoding serine/threonine-protein kinase, whose product MTITLLNNRYQVIQVIGAGGFGETFLAEDVHMPSRRRCVIKQLKPITNNDPQNYQLIQQRFEREAATLEYLGESSNQIPKLYAYFSENGQFYLVQEWIHGQTLTKIVEAKGFESEAAVRQILLSLLSVLDYVHSKGIIHRDIKPENIILRSIDNKPVLIDFGAVKETIRSVVNPPGYPTRSLVIGTPGYMPSEQAVGRPVYGTDIYSLGLTAVYLLTGKHPQELQTDLKTGEILWQQYAPNVSFQLAAILNQAIKPHAGDRYSTASKMLHALQSASNIPPELGANTPTVNFYPTVASTRQTQPLYSPQKNSVIPGSSTPGNWQKPTLIVGTLLVGGLIGAVVIPNIIRQQQPETTIATSSTPSPESLPTPTSSKSPVSSQTSPVPVAPISRPRQRVIPAPLPTFNPPVVSAPQPEKEPVTSDTPAPEVRSTPQPEPENIAVPTPEVPSTPQKNDRPPSKVAFTNNRQSVPAFPTGTSRSAVEATLGKPNQDLRGAWGKTRAVVYKLVPNKIDLGYLFDRNSKVLRQTEVSFAQSVDPQVMETTLNGMLDGQATEEIKQGLKQIQQRQSDNFSFKNGSVKGQIIRQQCDFIYISVWDANLHDFVSPSTARQC is encoded by the coding sequence ATGACAATAACCCTGCTAAACAATCGCTATCAAGTTATCCAGGTAATCGGCGCTGGTGGTTTTGGCGAAACCTTTCTGGCAGAAGATGTTCACATGCCTTCTCGCCGTCGTTGTGTTATCAAGCAACTTAAACCGATAACCAATAATGACCCGCAAAATTACCAACTTATCCAACAACGGTTTGAACGGGAAGCCGCAACCTTGGAGTATTTAGGTGAAAGTAGTAACCAAATTCCTAAACTCTACGCCTACTTTTCTGAAAACGGGCAATTTTACCTTGTCCAAGAATGGATTCACGGCCAAACTCTGACAAAAATTGTCGAAGCCAAAGGATTTGAGAGTGAAGCTGCTGTTCGGCAAATTCTCTTGAGTCTGCTATCAGTTTTAGATTATGTCCACAGTAAGGGCATTATTCACCGAGATATCAAGCCAGAGAACATCATTCTCCGTTCGATTGATAACAAGCCAGTTTTGATTGATTTTGGTGCAGTCAAAGAAACAATCCGTTCCGTGGTGAATCCTCCAGGATACCCCACGCGATCGCTCGTTATTGGTACGCCTGGGTATATGCCTAGCGAACAAGCTGTTGGCCGTCCAGTTTACGGCACTGATATCTACAGTTTAGGTTTAACGGCGGTTTATCTGCTGACCGGCAAACACCCGCAAGAATTACAAACCGATCTGAAAACTGGGGAAATACTTTGGCAGCAATATGCCCCTAACGTCTCTTTCCAATTAGCGGCAATCCTCAATCAGGCAATTAAGCCTCATGCTGGCGATCGCTACAGCACTGCTAGTAAAATGTTACACGCTTTGCAATCTGCTAGTAATATCCCTCCTGAGTTAGGTGCAAATACTCCCACTGTTAATTTTTATCCCACTGTGGCATCAACTCGACAAACCCAGCCATTATATTCGCCGCAAAAAAATTCTGTGATTCCAGGGTCTTCCACTCCTGGAAACTGGCAAAAACCAACATTGATTGTTGGTACTTTGCTGGTAGGCGGCTTGATTGGTGCAGTAGTAATTCCTAACATCATTCGTCAGCAGCAACCAGAAACAACCATTGCCACAAGTTCCACCCCATCGCCAGAATCTTTGCCCACTCCCACATCCAGCAAATCGCCCGTTTCTTCCCAAACTTCTCCGGTTCCAGTTGCACCCATCTCACGACCACGACAGCGAGTAATTCCCGCCCCTTTGCCAACCTTTAATCCCCCAGTTGTATCCGCACCACAGCCAGAAAAAGAACCTGTAACTTCAGATACTCCAGCGCCAGAAGTGCGTTCTACACCACAGCCAGAACCAGAAAATATTGCTGTTCCCACACCAGAAGTACCTTCAACACCACAGAAGAACGATCGTCCGCCTAGTAAAGTAGCTTTTACTAACAACAGACAAAGTGTTCCCGCATTTCCTACAGGCACATCAAGAAGTGCCGTAGAAGCTACCCTTGGCAAACCAAATCAAGATTTAAGAGGCGCATGGGGTAAGACGCGTGCTGTTGTTTACAAACTAGTGCCAAACAAAATTGACCTTGGCTACTTATTCGATCGAAATTCTAAAGTGCTGCGTCAAACTGAGGTATCTTTTGCCCAATCGGTAGACCCACAGGTAATGGAGACTACCTTGAATGGAATGTTAGATGGTCAAGCTACTGAAGAAATTAAGCAGGGACTTAAGCAGATACAACAGCGTCAGTCTGATAATTTTAGTTTTAAAAATGGTTCAGTCAAGGGTCAAATTATCCGCCAACAATGTGATTTTATTTACATCAGTGTTTGGGATGCAAATTTACATGATTTTGTCAGTCCCTCGACGGCCAGACAGTGTTAA
- a CDS encoding alpha-amylase family glycosyl hydrolase — protein sequence MVKTPPSQFSPDQYKVDSAQEKVDAIIETPPSETEVDLEFLYTRDIEFRQETIYFLVVDRFYDGDPDNSEGENSELYDPNRQEWGKYWGGDLQGVIDKLDYLKNMGVTALWLTPLFEQVEELFISNAAMHGYWTKDFKRINPRYIADGENPSLNATQEEKNTTFDRLIAELHKRNMKLVLDIVCNHSSPDTSGSKGELYDDGVKIADFNDDVNNWYHHYGEVQNWEDDWQVQNCELSGLATFNENNTEYRQYIKSAIKQWLDRGVDALRVDTVKHMPIWFWQEFTGEMSNHKPDVFIFGEWIYSNPSDDRSVEFVNHSGMTLLDFGLCVAIRAALGQGSEMGFQTIQYIFDQDYRYNGATELITFIDNHDMCRFQSLNPDPAMLKVAIALIMTSRGIPCIYYGTEQYLHNDTDGGNDPYNRPMMEDWDTDSEIYRCIRLLSGLRRLNPAVSMGSHWQKYLTPDVYCYVRRSRDSLCFVALNRGGEVTLPEVETELPDGEHTCVVTRNKYEVKDGKIYDLVLQERGVLVFSHVGERIKAQTIVRVQLNGVDTKPGEIIVVTGDCPELGNWDISKAYPLEYINSNTWSAEIPFDESAGKLIAYKYAMWREGQSPLRENLVNRRWVIAKEGTVKWRDTWASGRES from the coding sequence ATGGTAAAAACCCCTCCATCTCAGTTTTCCCCAGATCAATACAAAGTTGATTCTGCACAAGAAAAAGTAGACGCTATTATAGAAACGCCACCATCAGAGACTGAGGTTGACCTAGAGTTTCTTTACACCAGAGATATTGAATTTCGTCAAGAAACTATTTACTTTCTTGTGGTCGATCGTTTTTATGATGGCGATCCAGATAACAGCGAAGGTGAAAACTCAGAACTGTACGATCCCAATAGACAAGAATGGGGTAAGTACTGGGGTGGTGACTTGCAAGGTGTCATCGATAAATTAGATTATCTCAAAAATATGGGAGTTACTGCCCTTTGGCTAACTCCATTATTCGAGCAAGTAGAAGAGTTATTTATTAGCAATGCAGCGATGCATGGCTATTGGACAAAAGACTTTAAGCGGATTAATCCTCGCTACATTGCTGATGGAGAGAATCCTTCTTTAAATGCTACTCAAGAAGAAAAAAATACGACCTTCGATCGGTTAATTGCAGAACTGCACAAGCGGAATATGAAGCTGGTGCTGGATATTGTCTGCAACCACAGCAGCCCTGATACCAGTGGGAGCAAAGGTGAATTGTATGATGATGGTGTTAAAATTGCTGACTTCAATGATGATGTCAATAATTGGTATCACCACTATGGCGAAGTGCAAAACTGGGAAGACGACTGGCAAGTACAGAATTGTGAACTATCTGGTTTAGCAACCTTCAATGAAAACAATACAGAATATCGGCAGTATATCAAGTCAGCAATTAAACAATGGCTAGACAGAGGTGTGGATGCACTGCGAGTTGATACTGTCAAGCACATGCCCATCTGGTTTTGGCAAGAATTTACTGGCGAGATGAGCAATCACAAACCAGATGTATTTATTTTTGGTGAATGGATTTATAGTAATCCTAGTGACGATCGCTCAGTAGAATTTGTTAACCACTCAGGCATGACACTTCTAGACTTTGGCCTATGTGTAGCAATTCGAGCCGCACTAGGGCAAGGTTCAGAAATGGGATTCCAAACAATTCAATACATTTTTGACCAGGATTATCGCTATAACGGGGCAACAGAGTTAATTACCTTCATCGATAACCATGATATGTGCCGCTTCCAATCGCTGAATCCCGATCCAGCGATGCTTAAGGTTGCGATCGCCTTAATTATGACATCTCGCGGTATTCCCTGTATATATTACGGCACAGAACAGTATTTACATAACGATACTGATGGCGGTAATGACCCATATAACCGCCCAATGATGGAAGATTGGGATACTGATAGCGAGATTTACCGTTGTATCAGACTGCTGTCTGGTTTACGGCGACTGAATCCAGCCGTGTCAATGGGTAGCCATTGGCAAAAATACTTGACCCCCGACGTATACTGTTATGTGCGCCGTTCTCGTGATTCTCTGTGTTTTGTAGCTTTAAACCGGGGAGGAGAAGTTACCTTACCAGAAGTAGAAACAGAACTACCTGATGGTGAACATACTTGTGTCGTGACTCGCAATAAGTATGAAGTCAAAGATGGCAAGATTTATGACCTAGTACTACAAGAACGGGGAGTGCTTGTTTTCAGCCACGTTGGGGAACGCATCAAAGCACAAACAATTGTCCGCGTCCAACTCAATGGCGTAGATACCAAACCCGGTGAAATTATTGTGGTGACAGGAGATTGCCCAGAGTTGGGTAACTGGGATATCAGCAAAGCATATCCTTTAGAGTACATCAACTCAAATACCTGGTCTGCCGAGATTCCCTTTGATGAAAGTGCTGGTAAGCTGATTGCTTATAAATATGCCATGTGGCGGGAAGGGCAATCGCCTCTGCGCGAAAATTTGGTAAATCGTCGCTGGGTGATTGCGAAAGAAGGTACTGTTAAATGGCGTGATACTTGGGCATCGGGAAGAGAATCATAG
- the ribD gene encoding bifunctional diaminohydroxyphosphoribosylaminopyrimidine deaminase/5-amino-6-(5-phosphoribosylamino)uracil reductase RibD: MDNSPVVAQADASLPNYTQENIHLVESAVIKEKIGTDFDSRMMLRCLELARRALGRTSPNPLVGAVIVKDGEIVGEGFHPRAGEPHAEVFALQAAGDRSCGATIYVSLEPCNHYGRTPPCSEGLIQAGVAKVVVGMVDPNPLVAGGGIARLRAAGIEVLVGVEESACRQLNEAFVHRILYKRPLGILKYAMTLDGKIATTSGHSTWVTSQESRNEVHQLRAACDAIIVGGNTVRQDNPYLTSHHAEAHNPLRVVMSRHLNLPETAHLWQTADAPTLVLTEKGANPDFQELLRKLGVEVVELTSLTPDKAMAYLYERGFCSVLWECGGTLAASAIAQGAVQKVLAFIAPKIIGGSIAPTPVGDLGFTTMTEALSLERVRWRVVGSDCLVEGYFPQKAIVNSNNT; encoded by the coding sequence ATGGATAATTCCCCAGTGGTCGCTCAAGCAGATGCATCCTTACCAAATTACACTCAGGAAAATATACATTTAGTGGAGTCAGCAGTTATAAAAGAAAAAATCGGAACTGATTTTGACTCTCGCATGATGCTGCGGTGTTTAGAACTTGCTCGCCGCGCTTTAGGACGGACTTCGCCAAATCCGTTGGTGGGAGCGGTGATTGTCAAGGATGGTGAGATTGTTGGCGAGGGGTTTCATCCTCGTGCAGGTGAGCCTCATGCAGAAGTGTTTGCTTTGCAAGCAGCAGGCGATCGATCTTGTGGTGCAACAATCTATGTGTCACTTGAACCTTGCAATCACTACGGACGGACTCCCCCTTGTTCGGAAGGATTAATTCAAGCTGGAGTGGCAAAAGTAGTAGTAGGTATGGTCGATCCCAATCCATTGGTAGCTGGAGGTGGTATTGCCCGTTTACGGGCGGCGGGGATCGAAGTGTTGGTAGGAGTAGAAGAATCAGCTTGTCGTCAGCTAAATGAAGCTTTTGTGCATCGCATTCTCTACAAGCGACCTTTAGGAATTTTAAAATATGCTATGACTTTAGATGGCAAAATTGCTACCACCTCTGGTCATAGCACTTGGGTAACAAGCCAAGAGTCCCGCAATGAAGTACATCAATTGCGGGCGGCTTGCGATGCAATAATTGTCGGCGGTAATACAGTCAGACAAGATAATCCTTATTTAACCAGCCATCATGCAGAGGCACATAATCCTCTGCGGGTGGTGATGAGTCGCCATCTCAATTTACCGGAAACTGCCCATCTCTGGCAAACTGCCGATGCTCCAACTTTGGTGTTGACAGAAAAGGGTGCTAACCCCGATTTCCAAGAATTGTTGCGAAAACTTGGGGTGGAAGTCGTGGAATTAACATCGCTTACACCAGATAAGGCAATGGCGTACTTATATGAACGGGGTTTTTGTAGCGTGTTGTGGGAATGTGGCGGGACTTTAGCTGCCAGTGCGATCGCTCAAGGAGCAGTACAAAAAGTTTTAGCATTTATCGCCCCAAAAATCATTGGTGGTAGCATTGCTCCCACACCTGTGGGCGATTTAGGTTTTACTACCATGACTGAGGCGTTGTCTCTAGAACGTGTTCGTTGGCGTGTAGTCGGCTCTGATTGCTTAGTAGAAGGTTATTTTCCTCAAAAAGCCATAGTCAATAGTAATAACACTTGA
- a CDS encoding creatininase family protein codes for MLLHLSTWQEVEAYLEQSRGIIFPIGSTEQHGPTGLIGTDAICAEAIARGVGDATQAIVGPTINVGMALHHTAFPGTISFRPSTLIQVVRDYVTCLAKAGFTKFYFINGHGGNIATLKAAFSETYAHLEDLQIPNAQQVQCQVANWFMCGSVYKLAKELYGNQEGSHATPSEVALTQYVYPEAIKQAFLSPEVASGHTIYSAADFRVRYPDGRMGSNPALATPEHGKQFYDLAVKELSNGYLEFMNAE; via the coding sequence ATGTTACTGCATTTAAGTACTTGGCAAGAAGTCGAAGCTTATTTAGAGCAGTCACGGGGTATTATTTTCCCTATTGGTTCCACAGAACAACACGGGCCAACGGGGTTGATTGGTACTGATGCCATTTGTGCAGAAGCGATCGCTCGTGGTGTGGGTGATGCGACTCAAGCGATCGTTGGCCCTACAATCAATGTGGGGATGGCACTGCATCATACTGCTTTTCCTGGTACAATCAGTTTCCGCCCCAGCACTTTAATTCAGGTAGTGCGAGATTATGTAACTTGTTTAGCCAAAGCTGGTTTTACCAAATTTTACTTTATCAACGGACACGGTGGTAACATCGCTACCCTCAAAGCTGCATTTTCAGAAACTTACGCCCATTTAGAAGATTTGCAGATTCCCAATGCCCAGCAAGTGCAATGTCAAGTAGCAAATTGGTTTATGTGCGGTTCTGTATATAAGCTGGCTAAAGAATTATATGGGAATCAAGAAGGTTCTCACGCAACTCCAAGTGAAGTAGCTCTCACCCAGTACGTTTATCCAGAGGCGATTAAGCAAGCATTCCTTTCACCAGAAGTTGCAAGCGGACACACAATTTATAGTGCAGCTGACTTTCGAGTGCGTTATCCCGATGGACGGATGGGTTCAAATCCGGCTTTAGCAACGCCAGAACACGGTAAACAATTTTATGATTTGGCGGTGAAAGAACTTAGTAATGGGTATTTGGAATTTATGAACGCAGAATAA
- a CDS encoding acyl-CoA thioesterase: MKRSQEKPSQPELPPTSALDNPSSHEFGNWFEYPVRVQPHHTDYSGVVWHGSYIAWMEEARIECLRSIGIEFADLVAIGCDLPVVEMSLRYHRSIQLGMTVVVKTRMAEVTGVRINWDYAIVSIDGQQLYVTAKVTLVALDRERGKIMRQLPPSFKDALAKISALNND, encoded by the coding sequence GTGAAAAGGTCACAAGAAAAACCTAGCCAACCAGAATTACCACCTACTAGCGCTCTTGACAATCCATCAAGTCATGAATTTGGGAATTGGTTTGAATATCCTGTGAGAGTGCAACCCCACCACACTGACTATTCTGGTGTTGTTTGGCACGGTTCCTATATAGCTTGGATGGAAGAAGCGCGGATTGAATGCTTGCGATCTATAGGGATTGAATTTGCTGATTTAGTCGCTATAGGTTGCGATTTACCAGTTGTAGAAATGTCATTGCGCTATCACCGTTCAATTCAATTGGGTATGACAGTGGTGGTAAAAACCCGCATGGCTGAGGTAACTGGTGTCCGAATCAATTGGGATTATGCCATAGTCTCAATTGATGGACAACAATTGTACGTTACTGCCAAGGTGACTTTAGTAGCTTTAGATCGCGAAAGAGGCAAGATTATGCGTCAGCTGCCGCCAAGTTTTAAGGATGCATTAGCTAAGATTTCAGCATTAAATAATGATTGA
- a CDS encoding MBL fold metallo-hydrolase has product MKSLHRPDLYSWSNFNPARNIDFNGIAWIRPDGNILIDPVALSNHDWNHLKSLGGVVWIVLTNSEHVRASKDIADQTYAKIAGPVAEKDTFPIPCDRWLSDGEEFVPGLKVIELQGSKTPGELALLLEETTLITGDLVRARKAGSLTILPDDKLLNREEAVASVRRLAELSRIEAVLVGDGWPIFRDGRDRLQELVATL; this is encoded by the coding sequence ATGAAATCTTTGCACCGTCCCGATCTCTATAGCTGGTCTAATTTCAATCCGGCAAGAAATATTGATTTCAATGGGATTGCCTGGATTCGCCCAGATGGAAACATCTTGATTGACCCAGTAGCCCTCTCAAACCATGATTGGAATCATCTCAAATCCCTCGGTGGTGTGGTTTGGATTGTGCTGACGAATTCCGAGCATGTTAGGGCAAGTAAAGATATTGCCGATCAAACTTATGCTAAGATAGCTGGCCCTGTGGCAGAAAAAGACACTTTTCCCATACCTTGCGATCGCTGGTTATCTGATGGTGAAGAGTTTGTACCTGGGTTAAAAGTAATTGAACTCCAAGGCTCGAAAACTCCCGGTGAATTAGCTCTGTTACTGGAGGAGACGACTTTGATTACAGGAGATTTAGTCAGGGCACGGAAAGCAGGTAGCTTAACTATATTGCCAGATGACAAGCTGCTGAATCGAGAGGAGGCTGTTGCCTCTGTTCGCAGGTTAGCAGAACTGAGTCGGATAGAAGCAGTGCTGGTGGGGGATGGTTGGCCTATTTTTCGTGATGGACGCGATCGCTTACAGGAACTTGTCGCGACGCTGTAA
- a CDS encoding DUF1815 family protein has translation MFLRLAHQHRQFVQDLVMNLQALAVVLERRGYPASCYTCGDQMNSASFMVSLGDNHLIRFLVSDYGITWTEMRDDRELMKLEGAEAISQLDELADLVKQSMQTDTGSKILAKKY, from the coding sequence GTGTTTCTGAGACTAGCACATCAACATCGACAATTCGTCCAAGACTTGGTAATGAACCTGCAAGCCTTGGCGGTCGTATTAGAGCGGCGCGGGTATCCTGCTTCTTGTTATACCTGTGGCGACCAAATGAATAGTGCATCATTTATGGTTAGCTTGGGTGATAACCACCTGATTCGGTTTTTGGTATCCGATTATGGGATTACTTGGACGGAAATGCGGGATGACCGCGAATTAATGAAGCTAGAAGGTGCAGAGGCAATTAGCCAACTGGACGAACTGGCCGATCTTGTCAAGCAATCTATGCAAACCGATACAGGCTCTAAAATTCTTGCCAAGAAGTATTAA